In Hyla sarda isolate aHylSar1 chromosome 12, aHylSar1.hap1, whole genome shotgun sequence, a genomic segment contains:
- the OCSTAMP gene encoding osteoclast stimulatory transmembrane protein, translating into MEARTTAGRLWRSSCWQDFYKIFLRVQNWLWELSSAYSNPVPKDWKQILLLFILCFVFSSLAGTFLYIWLSHSLQYQSFLTSILALTTSIFICIVLVLIHPIRCILTIIIPTLGTKQGRRLLLSTCFMFMALNVLPNIFSNLRNIFQIIKCISQHSSETVLNSTSTFRDLTEELRKMVKETTDVMAKLQVKSPLEVNLLADINTDVVSQHISEVTNNMKKEFETVEMVFKDLTLVANRVIAGYFILYVLFNATWYLRNYLTNIEFDNQYITRQLVEIAQKNNITDLNNGSSLGLIKAAGIKMSRNELGSILFRLLVIVGFVLLSVLIIAMDHIVFQLAMEVGNWVEKLPAMHVTFHMHYDAFVTVIFIRQEINSHQIERQLNIFFFPDHCKQSASPPDPSVTASILVIHCILFAVVFLEMYAQRLCRKISAMFYQAREEERILYLFDQITKKTLTVYSDPSTYNGLNIQ; encoded by the exons aTCATCCTGTTGGCAGGACTTTTACAAGATTTTCTTAAGAGTACAAAACTGGTTGTGGGAGCTATCATCTGCATATTCTAATCCGGTTCCCAAAGATTGGAAGCAAAtcctattactttttattttgtgctttGTCTTTTCATCCTTAGCTGGAACTTTCCTTTACATATGGTTATCTCATTCATTACAGTACCAGTCATTTCTTACCTCCATCTTGGCTCTAACCACATCTATCTTTATATGCATTGTCCTTGTTCTCATCCACCCAATTCGTTGCATCTTGACCATCATCATCCCAACCCTAGGAACCAAACAAGGTCGTCGGCTGCTGTTATCCACCTGCTTTATGTTCATGGCTCTTAACGTTCTTCCGAATATATTTAGTAACCTCCGGAATATATTCCAAATCATCAAATGCATATCCCAACACTCTTCAGAAACAGTCTTAAACTCCACCAGCACCTTCAGAGATCTGACGGAGGAATTGAGAAAAATGGTTAAAGAGACCACAGATGTGATGGCGAAGCTCCAGGTGAAGTCTCCTCTGGAGGTGAACCTCTTAGCTGATATAAATACTGATGTGGTTTCTCAACATATATCTGAAGTGACCAATAACATGAAGAAGGAATTTGAAACCGTGGAAATGGTTTTTAAGGACCTCACCCTTGTGGCAAATAGGGTTATTGCTGGTTATTTCATCTTGTATGTTCTCTTTAATGCCACCTGGTACTTAAGAAACTATCTAACCAATATTGAGTTTGACAACCAGTATATTACAAGACAACTAGTTGAGATAGCACAGAAAAATAATATTACCGACTTGAATAATGGCTCCTCACTAGGGTTAATAAAGGCAGCAGGAATCAAGATGTCAAGAAATGAGCTTGGATCCATCTTGTTTCGTCTTCTGGTCATTGTGGGCTTTGTTCTACTTTCTGTGCTCATCATAGCCATGGACCACATTGTCTTCCAGTTGGCCATGGAGGTTGGCAACTGGGTGGAAAAATTGCCAGCTATGCATGTGACTTTTCATATGCACTATGATGCATTT gttacTGTCATTTTTATTCGTCAAGAGATTAACTCACATCAAATAGAACGGCAGCTGAACATTTTCTTCTTCCCTGACCACTGTAAACAGTCGGCaagtcctccagatccctctgtcacTGCATCAATTCTTGTCATCCATTGCATCTTGTTTGCTGTGGTGTTTTTGGAAATGTACGCTCAACGTCTGTGCCGCAAGATCTCCGCCATGTTCTATCAGGCAAGAGAAGAAGAAAGAATTCTATATTTATTTGACCAGATAACAAAAAAAACCCTAacagtgtacagtgatccctcaacttacaatggcctcaacatacaatag